The Poseidonibacter lekithochrous region TTAACATCAAGTTTTGACACTTCAGATGCATTAAGAAAACTAGATAATGAAAATGCTACAGTAGCCGCTAATGTTACTTTTAATATTTTTTTCATAATCATCCCCTATTTATTTTCTAATATCTGGACCGTCAATTTTCATACCATTTGACATATATGCCATAAAGTATAATAATTCTCTCATCTCTTTACTATCAGCTTTTGGTGGTACTTGACCTTCATCTTTAACACATCCAGCCATTCTTCTCTCTAATGTTCCTAAGCCGTCCCATTTAAGTCTATGAACTGGGAAGTGAGTAGTTTGACCAAGAAGTTGAGATAATTTTTCATTTCTAACTCTTTGACCAGCACCTTGAATATGACAAGTTGCACAAGAAAGTTTTAAATATCCTCTTTGAGAGTAGTAATATTTTTTACCATTTTCATATGCTTCTTGTGCATCTGCACTACCAATTTTAATTGCAATTTCTTTTTCAGCTTCCATTGATTCATAAGCGAAATAAGCTTGTAATGTAGCCATATTTCCTTTTTTCATCTTCCAAGCTTTTTCACCATTTGATGTAAGACATTCATTAATTGCAACCCCTAATGTTACAACCTCTTTATTCTTTTCATCAAAATATGGATAGTTTCCACCAATTGTTGGATCAGGGAAACAAGAAGCAAATGATTTACCATTTTTAAATGTTTTACCATATAAAGCTTCACCAGCTTCAATAGCGTCTTCATAAGGTGGCATCTCTTTAATTTCTTCATATTGTGCTTTACCATCAATATTAAAGGCATAATTACCTTTTGCGAAATCTTGGTGTTTTAAACCTTTAGCAATAGAATTTTTCAATTCATTATCCGTAGAATACGGGAAGAATGTATTTCTATTTTTTTCAGGATCTTCAAACTTTGCTTCAAAATATTTGATTAAAGCAATTCTATCTTTTTCAGCTTGAGCATTAAAATCAGCTGCATTTAAAGAGCATACAGTTAATGCAAGTAATGCAGTTGTCTTCGCGAATTTTAATAACATACATCTCTCCTTAGTTAAGTTATTTGTGTTCTGATAAATTAATTATTTAATTTTCTTAGAATCAGTTTGTGTATTACCTTTTAAATCAGTCCAAGTGAATTCAACTTTATCACCTTTTTCTGCACCCTTAAATTTGAATTTAACATAAGGATTTTTTGATAAGAATTGACTTGTTGATACTTCGTATACAATCTTTCCATTAACTTTTGCAACCATACTAGTGATGAAGTTAACTTCTTTTTTCGCTTTTTCTGCTTCTTGGTAACTTAACATTGCATGGTTAGCTAATGCTTTTACAGTTACAATACCTTTTTTTAATTTTGCTTTAATTCTAGTCTTTTTAGCCATTTTAATTCCTTTTTCTTATTCTTTTATATTTTGTTTATTAATTTATTTTAAAGTAGTTGGAATTAAATCAACCACCACATCCACCGATAGTTACTTTTACAAGTTTAGAAGCAGAATATAATTTTCCACCCTCTTCTACTACAGCAGTAACTGTACCAGTTTTTGCCATTTTGATTCTTACAGAGTAATCAATAATTCCACCTGCAGGAACTGTAAATACAGCAACTGTAGCTTCTGGATTTGCATCTTGGAAAATTGCCACTTTTGAACCAGCTAATTTAGAAGATACAGTTAAAGGAATAACCGCACCATTTTCAGCAATATCTGGAGCTTTTAATTT contains the following coding sequences:
- the soxA gene encoding sulfur oxidation c-type cytochrome SoxA, with product MLLKFAKTTALLALTVCSLNAADFNAQAEKDRIALIKYFEAKFEDPEKNRNTFFPYSTDNELKNSIAKGLKHQDFAKGNYAFNIDGKAQYEEIKEMPPYEDAIEAGEALYGKTFKNGKSFASCFPDPTIGGNYPYFDEKNKEVVTLGVAINECLTSNGEKAWKMKKGNMATLQAYFAYESMEAEKEIAIKIGSADAQEAYENGKKYYYSQRGYLKLSCATCHIQGAGQRVRNEKLSQLLGQTTHFPVHRLKWDGLGTLERRMAGCVKDEGQVPPKADSKEMRELLYFMAYMSNGMKIDGPDIRK
- the soxZ gene encoding thiosulfate oxidation carrier complex protein SoxZ encodes the protein MAKKTRIKAKLKKGIVTVKALANHAMLSYQEAEKAKKEVNFITSMVAKVNGKIVYEVSTSQFLSKNPYVKFKFKGAEKGDKVEFTWTDLKGNTQTDSKKIK
- the soxY gene encoding thiosulfate oxidation carrier protein SoxY, coding for MNRRNFLGLGLGALAVSMAPSTLSAVNFRETKPKAWTATKVDEGMKEIFGTTSTTNGKVKLKAPDIAENGAVIPLTVSSKLAGSKVAIFQDANPEATVAVFTVPAGGIIDYSVRIKMAKTGTVTAVVEEGGKLYSASKLVKVTIGGCGG